From one Odontesthes bonariensis isolate fOdoBon6 chromosome 14, fOdoBon6.hap1, whole genome shotgun sequence genomic stretch:
- the LOC142398555 gene encoding prohibitin-2-like isoform X1, whose protein sequence is MANKDVGGFLQQLRQIAGRMSSGPRGAGTGVKLLIGAGAVAYGLKEATYTVEGGQRAIVFNRFGGMQMDTVLSEGLHVRIPWIQYPIIYDIRARPRKISSLTGSKDLQMVSLTLRVLSRPLAANLPLLYQQLGQDYDERVLPSIVNEVLKSVVAKFNASQLITQRAQVSLLIRRELVDRAKDFNIILDDVAITDLSFSREYTAAVEAKQVAQQEAQRAQFYVEKAKQEQRQKIIQAEGEAEAAKMLGQAVTKNPGYLKLRKIRAAQSIAKTVALSQNKVYLNADSLVLNLQDKDGFSMSLLK, encoded by the exons ATGGCAAACAAGGATGTTGGG GGTTTCCTCCAGCAGCTGCGGCAGATCGCCGGCAGGATGTCGTCCGGACCTCGAGGTGCAGGAACCGGCGTGAAGCTGCTGATCGGAGCCGGAGCTGTGGCCTATGGACTGAAGGAGGCCACATACACAG TTGAAGGAGGACAGCGAGCCATCGTCTTCAACAGGTTCGGGGGGATGCAGATGGACACGGTGCTCTCTGAGGGACTCCACGTCAg GATTCCCTGGATCCAGTACCCCATCATCTACGACATCCGGGCCCGCCCCAGGAAGATCTCGTCCCTCACGGGAAGCAAAG ACCTGCAGATGGTGAGCCTGACGCTGAGGGTTCTGTCCCGGCCGCTGGCGGCCAACCTGCCCCTCCTCTACCAGCAGCTGGGGCAAGACTACGACGAGCGCGTGTTGCCCTCCATCGTCAACGAGGTGCTGAAGAGCGTGGTGGCCAAGTTCAACGCCTCGCAGCTCATCACTCAGAGGGCGCAG GTCTCTCTGCTGATCCGCAGGGAGTTGGTCGACCGGGCCAAAGACTTCAACATCATCCTGGACGACGTGGCCATCACCGACCTCAGCTTCAGCCGGGAGTACACGGCCGCCGTGGAGGCCAAGCAAGTCG cccagcagGAGGCGCAGCGAGCTCAGTTCTACGTAGAAAAGGCGAAGCAGGAGCAGAGGCAGAAGATCATCCAGGCTGAAGGAGAAGCTGAGGCTGCCAAGATG CTGGGCCAGGCGGTGACGAAGAACCCTGGCTACCTGAAACTCAGGAAGATCCGGGCGGCGCAGAGCATCGCCAAGACG GTGGCGCTGTCCCAGAACAAAGTGTACCTGAACGCCGACAGCCTGGTGCTCAACCTGCAGGACAAAGACGGCTTCAG cATGTCCTTGTTGAAGTGA
- the LOC142398555 gene encoding prohibitin-2-like isoform X2, translating into MANKDVGGFLQQLRQIAGRMSSGPRGAGTGVKLLIGAGAVAYGLKEATYTVEGGQRAIVFNRFGGMQMDTVLSEGLHVRIPWIQYPIIYDIRARPRKISSLTGSKDLQMVSLTLRVLSRPLAANLPLLYQQLGQDYDERVLPSIVNEVLKSVVAKFNASQLITQRAQVSLLIRRELVDRAKDFNIILDDVAITDLSFSREYTAAVEAKQVAQQEAQRAQFYVEKAKQEQRQKIIQAEGEAEAAKMGWEDVNRPQFPSALLEGFLCVIISIIRLKAC; encoded by the exons ATGGCAAACAAGGATGTTGGG GGTTTCCTCCAGCAGCTGCGGCAGATCGCCGGCAGGATGTCGTCCGGACCTCGAGGTGCAGGAACCGGCGTGAAGCTGCTGATCGGAGCCGGAGCTGTGGCCTATGGACTGAAGGAGGCCACATACACAG TTGAAGGAGGACAGCGAGCCATCGTCTTCAACAGGTTCGGGGGGATGCAGATGGACACGGTGCTCTCTGAGGGACTCCACGTCAg GATTCCCTGGATCCAGTACCCCATCATCTACGACATCCGGGCCCGCCCCAGGAAGATCTCGTCCCTCACGGGAAGCAAAG ACCTGCAGATGGTGAGCCTGACGCTGAGGGTTCTGTCCCGGCCGCTGGCGGCCAACCTGCCCCTCCTCTACCAGCAGCTGGGGCAAGACTACGACGAGCGCGTGTTGCCCTCCATCGTCAACGAGGTGCTGAAGAGCGTGGTGGCCAAGTTCAACGCCTCGCAGCTCATCACTCAGAGGGCGCAG GTCTCTCTGCTGATCCGCAGGGAGTTGGTCGACCGGGCCAAAGACTTCAACATCATCCTGGACGACGTGGCCATCACCGACCTCAGCTTCAGCCGGGAGTACACGGCCGCCGTGGAGGCCAAGCAAGTCG cccagcagGAGGCGCAGCGAGCTCAGTTCTACGTAGAAAAGGCGAAGCAGGAGCAGAGGCAGAAGATCATCCAGGCTGAAGGAGAAGCTGAGGCTGCCAAGATG ggTTGGGAGGATGTAAATCGGCCCCAGTTTCCATCTGCCCTCCTGGAAGGTTTCCTCTGTGTTATTATTTCTATTATAAGGCTGAAGGCTTGTTAA